In Streptomyces sp. NBC_00306, a single genomic region encodes these proteins:
- a CDS encoding TIGR04222 domain-containing membrane protein, whose amino-acid sequence MLSLLFLFLAWSAAGLSCARLCLAAVDTARPPSARLGAQRELTLYEAAFLAGGPQRVTELTLVSMHRRRRLLLAHTGWDTVVDPDGEDDLERSVMGAIGPAGQARTGAVRAAASAADAVRTLADRLVHAGLAVPDGDRTQVASAVRQVRGATVLTAALAALSLLMVPQEEGGGGPLLVWFALPLVLTLGALAIARIEVHPYTRWASPDGRRLLVGLVGTGDGSERAFLTAVAVHGVGAVDDPSLRAALTVGRTSGSPLTGH is encoded by the coding sequence ATGCTCTCGCTCCTGTTTCTGTTCCTGGCCTGGTCAGCGGCGGGACTCAGCTGCGCCCGCCTGTGTCTCGCGGCGGTCGACACGGCGCGCCCGCCCAGCGCGCGGCTCGGCGCACAGCGGGAGTTGACGCTGTACGAGGCGGCCTTCCTGGCCGGCGGCCCGCAGCGGGTCACCGAGCTCACCCTCGTCTCGATGCACCGCCGGCGCAGGCTGCTGCTGGCGCACACGGGCTGGGACACCGTCGTGGACCCGGACGGCGAGGACGATCTGGAACGTTCGGTGATGGGCGCTATCGGGCCCGCGGGCCAGGCGCGGACAGGGGCGGTACGGGCCGCCGCCTCCGCCGCCGACGCGGTGCGCACCCTCGCCGACCGTCTGGTCCACGCAGGCCTCGCCGTCCCGGACGGCGACCGGACGCAGGTGGCCTCCGCCGTCCGTCAGGTGCGCGGCGCGACCGTGCTCACCGCGGCGCTGGCGGCCCTCTCGCTGCTGATGGTCCCTCAGGAGGAGGGCGGCGGCGGGCCCCTGCTCGTCTGGTTCGCGCTGCCGCTCGTCCTCACGCTCGGCGCTCTGGCGATCGCGCGGATCGAGGTGCATCCCTACACCCGGTGGGCCTCACCCGACGGCCGGCGTCTGCTGGTCGGCCTCGTCGGCACCGGGGACGGCAGCGAGCGGGCGTTTCTGACCGCGGTGGCGGTGCACGGCGTCGGCGCGGTCGACGACCCGTCGCTGCGGGCCGCTCTCACGGTCGGCCGCACAAGTGGTTCACCTCTTACGGGTCATTGA
- a CDS encoding TIGR04222 domain-containing membrane protein, producing the protein MTVLAILVYVAVAASSTTLLVRVSWSQRRPAPGVRAQIHDVYEAAFLGGGPARVVDAALAVLHADGRLAIGGPGIAVAQRPVAQDLVERAVFDELAASPTGALHTLRRSVMRSPAVQEIGDGLAARGLMLPPRANRALTVWGLCQGFVCVMGIPFAFVVTVLSFVSGPDDPDIPFIMLVLPALFVGIGFGFTAAARSRRRISSAGQDALRSFGVQFAHLHSPAHLVALHGLHGVTDPFLQAQLRTAARTPVSRYERSAAFAATTTVVWCAASSPDGGGGSGCGSSSGSGCGGSSGGSGCGGSSGGSSCGGGGSSGGSSCGGGGSS; encoded by the coding sequence GCCGCCTCGTCCACCACGCTGCTGGTCCGGGTGTCCTGGTCGCAGCGCCGCCCCGCCCCCGGCGTCCGGGCACAGATCCACGACGTGTACGAGGCCGCCTTCCTCGGCGGCGGTCCGGCGCGGGTGGTGGACGCGGCGCTCGCCGTGCTGCACGCGGACGGGCGGCTGGCGATCGGCGGTCCCGGCATCGCCGTCGCCCAGCGCCCGGTCGCCCAGGACCTCGTGGAACGGGCGGTGTTCGACGAACTGGCCGCGTCGCCCACCGGGGCGCTGCACACCCTGCGCCGCTCGGTGATGCGCAGCCCCGCCGTGCAGGAGATCGGCGACGGTCTCGCCGCGCGCGGGCTGATGCTCCCGCCGCGGGCGAACCGCGCGCTGACCGTCTGGGGCCTCTGTCAGGGGTTCGTGTGCGTGATGGGGATTCCGTTCGCGTTCGTCGTCACGGTTCTGAGCTTCGTCTCCGGTCCCGACGACCCCGACATTCCGTTCATCATGCTGGTACTGCCCGCCCTGTTCGTGGGCATCGGGTTCGGCTTCACGGCGGCCGCCCGCTCGCGCCGCCGGATCAGTTCGGCCGGCCAGGACGCCCTGCGTTCCTTCGGGGTGCAGTTCGCGCATCTGCACTCCCCCGCCCATCTCGTCGCCCTCCACGGCCTGCACGGCGTGACGGATCCCTTCCTCCAGGCCCAGCTGAGGACCGCGGCCCGGACTCCCGTGTCCCGGTACGAGCGTTCGGCCGCGTTCGCGGCCACCACCACGGTCGTGTGGTGCGCGGCGTCGAGCCCGGACGGCGGCGGAGGGTCCGGCTGCGGCAGCAGTTCCGGCTCGGGGTGCGGCGGTTCGTCGGGCGGGTCGGGCTGCGGCGGTTCGTCGGGCGGCTCCAGCTGCGGGGGCGGGGGTTCGTCCGGCGGGTCGAGCTGCGGGGGCGGCGGCAGCTCCTGA